The following proteins are encoded in a genomic region of Drosophila willistoni isolate 14030-0811.24 chromosome 3R, UCI_dwil_1.1, whole genome shotgun sequence:
- the LOC6646850 gene encoding uncharacterized protein LOC6646850, translating to MVSKFLLITALLVATASATPITIGTGVNFGQAMYKFLTAFKSIMPCGYAAEGIPVMAPLVTEFQSFSYESDNDYSISGNVSNINIIGLNNFHILDGSYDASSQHANFDLIFPEIQILGAYEVEGFVSIGGIHLPINQNSLLNEKLEDLRFVGSYNIESNNSSGLQLTDVKIEIYLGDFKLENWNSLWSVAANEFANDYGSAFLNYVIAEYRGDIGNLYSQLVVSEYNKLLANVNLSQVIDFLLTQAEKWEAADC from the coding sequence ATGGTATCAAAGTTTCTACTAATTACGGCCCTCTTGGTCGCCACTGCCAGTGCCACACCCATTACCATTGGCACAGGAGTCAATTTTGGACAGGCCATGTACAAGTTCTTGACCGCTTTCAAAAGCATTATGCCTTGCGGCTATGCTGCCGAAGGTATTCCAGTCATGGCCCCACTGGTCACTGAGTTCCAATCCTTCAGCTATGAATCGGACAATGACTACAGCATTTCGGGCAATGTGAGCAACATTAACATCATTGGCCTGAATAACTTCCACATTCTCGACGGCTCCTACGATGCCAGCTCTCAGCATGCCAATTTCGACCTGATCTTCCCGGAAATTCAGATCCTCGGTGCCTACGAAGTGGAGGGCTTTGTCAGCATTGGCGGCATCCATTTGCCCATCAACCAGAATTCTCTGCTCAATGAGAAATTGGAAGATTTGCGTTTTGTGGGCAGCTATAACATTGAGTCTAACAATTCCTCTGGCCTGCAACTTACTGATGTGAAAATTGAAATCTACTTGGGTGACTTCAAACTCGAAAACTGGAATTCTTTGTGGAGCGTAGCGGCCAATGAGTTTGCCAATGACTACGGCAGTGCCTTCCTTAACTATGTCATTGCTGAATATCGTGGAGATATTGGCAATTTGTACAGTCAATTGGTTGTCTCCGAATACAACAAGCTGTTGGCCAATGTGAATCTAAGCCAAGTGATTGATTTCCTGCTTACCCAAGCTGAAAAATGGGAAGCCGCCGATTGTTAG
- the LOC6646849 gene encoding CCR4-NOT transcription complex subunit 9, with translation MSQPNPVDSELVYQWIANLCDTDERLVAMLELFERRSQLPGLGPLLWHAFGAVAGLLQEVIAIYPSVMVNEINPMQSQRVCAAIGLFQTIGSHPETGLLLLRSHLMSYLMPLLKMTPQTLAVEHVRLSVLGVVCGMLKLDSGEIVCFFLGTELMHLVLRHLELGSTMSKVLSGFILHRILEHDVGLKFACRYQARRLHLVHTLGRVVHQMTLEPEPSVFKHVVRICIRLADNLQGLGLLQRLMPQQLRNGHFCRIKLPGYEQAPADLAELNRKVGQAHDSNRKTGATENINSKTV, from the exons ATGAGCCAACCAAATCCTGTGGACTCTGAACTTGTCTATCAATGGATTGCAAATTTATGCGATACGGATGAACGTCTTGTTGCCATGTTGGAATTGTTTGAGCGACGCAGTCAGTTGCCCGGATTGGGTCCATTACTTTGGCATGCCTTTGGTGCTGTGGCCGGGCTACTGCAGGAAGTGATTGCCATCTATCCATCGGTGATGGTCAATGAAATCAACCCAATGCAGTCGCAGCGTGTATGTGCAGCCATTGGTCTATTCCAGACAATTGGCTCGCATCCGGAGACTGGCTTGCTGCTTCTACGCTCCCATTTGATGTCGTATTTGATGCCACTACTGAAGATGACACCCCAAACGCTGGCCGTGGAGCATGTACGTCTCTCGGTGCTTGGTGTCGTGTGCGGCATGCTGAAATTGGATTCGGGAGAGATAGTCTGTTTCTTTCTGGGCACAGAGCTAATGCATTTGGTGTTGCGTCACTTGGAATTGGGTTCCACCATGAGTAAAGTTCTCTCTGGCTTTATACTGCATCGTATTCTGGAGCACGATGTGGGACTCAAGTTCGCCTGTCGCTACCAGGCACGACGCCTTCATTTAGTCCATACATTGGGTCGCGTTGTCCATCAAATGACTCTGGAACCCGAGCCGTCTGTATTTAAGCATGTGGTTCGCATTTGTATACGTCTGGCCGATAATCTGCAAGGACTTGGCCTACTGCAGCGGCTAATGCCGCAGCAACTACGTAATGGACACTTTTGTCGGATCAAACTTCCCGGCTATGAGCAAGCACCTGCAGATTTGGCTGAATTGAATCGTAAAGTGGGTCAGGCACACGATTCGAATAGGAAAACTG GTGCCACAGAAAATATCAACTCGAAGACCGTCTAA